A section of the Methanocaldococcus sp. FS406-22 genome encodes:
- a CDS encoding class I SAM-dependent methyltransferase: protein MKFDSIENVVGGGSFDIGDDDSKILDEIISEVINDIMPSEIKLKKKIEMIDNTIEYLSYELLVTFIKQGVEFGIFPIIAKYSPKIDDIPLLVKYPNKQFILDYIKTALKLEILKYEDEKIKINEDFELNIKMPKFDKIISDYVMKYNFITHVSRYALISYSHPKIAISFKKDPDIWDMILSSPYYSLCREIASDCLKIDKGDYILDVGCGSRSPKYFIDIVYPEGHYMGVDISKGLLQIAECRIKRLYCDSYELKNIDFADIIPKEKYDYVICSHTMKYAPSLKQFLNKMMSSIHSGGKIFISEEFILDKNENICKEVFEFYNRLNRRFRGYYSEKDIVNILESLGYDFKIESLGNGILVIEKI from the coding sequence ATGAAATTCGATTCAATTGAGAATGTAGTTGGGGGAGGGTCATTTGACATAGGAGATGATGACTCAAAAATATTGGATGAGATTATTAGTGAGGTTATAAACGATATAATGCCATCTGAAATAAAACTAAAAAAGAAAATAGAAATGATTGATAACACTATAGAATATCTAAGTTATGAATTGCTTGTTACATTTATAAAGCAGGGTGTAGAGTTTGGAATCTTCCCAATTATTGCTAAATATTCTCCAAAAATCGATGATATTCCATTATTGGTGAAATATCCAAATAAGCAGTTTATTCTTGACTATATAAAAACAGCTTTGAAATTGGAAATTTTAAAATATGAAGATGAAAAAATTAAGATAAACGAAGATTTTGAACTAAATATAAAAATGCCAAAATTTGATAAGATTATTAGTGATTATGTGATGAAATATAACTTTATAACGCATGTGTCAAGATATGCTCTAATAAGTTATAGTCATCCAAAGATTGCTATAAGCTTTAAAAAAGACCCTGACATCTGGGATATGATATTGAGTAGCCCATACTATTCATTATGCAGAGAGATTGCCAGCGACTGTCTAAAGATTGATAAGGGAGATTACATCTTGGATGTTGGCTGTGGTTCACGGTCTCCAAAATACTTTATAGATATAGTATATCCAGAAGGACATTACATGGGGGTAGATATATCTAAGGGGCTTTTACAGATTGCAGAATGTAGGATTAAAAGATTGTATTGTGATTCCTATGAACTTAAAAATATAGATTTTGCTGACATAATTCCTAAAGAAAAGTATGATTATGTTATATGCTCACATACAATGAAATATGCTCCGTCATTAAAGCAGTTTCTAAATAAGATGATGTCTTCTATACATAGTGGGGGAAAAATATTCATTTCAGAAGAATTTATACTGGATAAAAATGAGAATATTTGTAAAGAAGTATTTGAGTTCTATAATAGGTTAAATAGAAGATTCAGAGGATATTATTCAGAGAAGGATATAGTTAATATTCTCGAATCGTTAGGATATGATTTCAAAATTGAAAGCTTAGGAAACGGAATTTTGGTTATTGAAAAGATTTAA
- a CDS encoding helix-turn-helix domain-containing protein, with amino-acid sequence MSLAFIDPMIIRSLNKSKLRKKILYLLYKMYPHGIYLSEISRRVKSDPSNVLGCLKGMNGRYNGHFSLIELGLVECVERGGIKLYKLTDYGKKIVEVLKDQDSDFIESLRW; translated from the coding sequence ATGAGCTTGGCATTTATTGACCCGATGATTATTAGGTCACTAAATAAAAGTAAATTAAGAAAGAAGATATTATATCTGCTGTATAAGATGTATCCTCATGGCATTTATCTTTCTGAAATCTCGAGAAGGGTGAAGTCAGACCCAAGTAACGTGCTTGGATGTCTAAAAGGTATGAATGGAAGGTATAACGGTCATTTCTCGCTTATAGAATTAGGATTAGTTGAATGTGTAGAGAGGGGAGGGATAAAGCTATATAAGCTAACCGATTATGGAAAGAAAATAGTTGAAGTGTTAAAAGACCAGGATAGTGACTTTATAGAATCTTTAAGGTGGTAA
- the flaK gene encoding preflagellin peptidase FlaK → MINFIVGAIGLLIASIYDLKSREIEDYIWISMVIFGLIYHGYLSFISHDMSYIIQSIVGFIVCFFLGFFMFLLGVGGGDGKLIMGLGALIPKYNMPIYTPLGLILNYYYIPSFPIMVVINAVFFSIILPIIIFLRNVIRGVKPKTKKEFLCMFLGEKMKVSEAMKKERLILGNHENLKLLPNAEKDYDFSKFDKNEEIWVTPAIPFVVPIFLSYLLTPIIGDKIIDIFLSILRL, encoded by the coding sequence ATGATAAATTTTATTGTTGGGGCAATAGGGCTATTAATAGCTTCAATCTACGATTTAAAAAGTAGAGAAATTGAAGATTACATCTGGATATCAATGGTCATTTTTGGATTGATATATCATGGCTACTTATCATTTATTTCACATGATATGTCATATATCATTCAATCGATTGTTGGATTTATAGTCTGTTTCTTTTTAGGGTTTTTTATGTTCCTATTGGGCGTTGGGGGAGGTGATGGAAAACTAATAATGGGACTCGGAGCTTTAATTCCAAAATATAATATGCCAATATACACACCGTTAGGTTTAATCTTAAATTATTATTATATCCCATCCTTTCCAATAATGGTAGTAATTAATGCAGTGTTCTTTTCAATTATACTTCCAATAATTATATTTTTAAGAAATGTAATTAGAGGAGTCAAACCAAAGACAAAAAAAGAGTTTCTATGTATGTTCCTTGGCGAAAAAATGAAAGTTTCTGAAGCCATGAAAAAGGAAAGGTTAATCCTTGGAAATCATGAAAATTTAAAACTACTCCCCAATGCTGAAAAAGATTATGATTTCTCAAAGTTTGATAAAAATGAAGAAATCTGGGTAACTCCAGCTATACCGTTCGTTGTTCCGATATTTTTGTCCTATCTGCTAACACCAATCATAGGCGACAAAATTATCGATATCTTTCTATCAATTCTTAGACTATAA
- the flaJ gene encoding archaellar assembly protein FlaJ produces MVFDLLPRIGLKPRDYLLKIVLPAVIASIVLTILGFMLFSGIILYIYLFLPIIILASAIGYPYIVLDSQKNKINERLHIFITKFGTLSITDLNRKDLLKILSEEKEELGELAKESEKLYVLTDKWGRSLAEACRFLAQRTPSSEFADFLDRLAYALDSGEELKEFLIKEQDIVMDDYAAFYKRMLYSLDLYKELYVSAMTSVAFFMAFSILVPFLLPYNFVFMATIALFSFFAVELLIVIVIKNRLPFDRLWHTGEKPTETDKKLRKWLIISVILTIILLPFLLWAKYVIGLSPFSQIPYMILVALGATPLAIGGFVALKEEEKVKRKEFVFPDFLRSLGDSVSAKGGGMVSSLEYLSNHDFGPLTHDIKKLYKRLALGIDSNKSWRLFGFDSCSYLIQLFSDIFSRCIYFGGDPKTAAEIISKNFRKIVQLRKSKYQNIQQFVGVVYGLGGGITLALFASLGVAKMINELYSSLSIPETVIHILNIAPISNSDVIEYIIFGSLIIYSAVSGILIKIMDGGHKFVSLLHFVAILWICAIVAYITKLIVSQVLGVSVPIY; encoded by the coding sequence GTGGTATTTGATTTACTACCAAGAATTGGGCTTAAGCCCAGAGATTATTTATTAAAAATTGTATTGCCTGCGGTTATTGCCTCTATTGTTTTAACCATATTAGGTTTTATGCTGTTTAGTGGTATTATTTTATATATATATTTATTTCTACCAATTATAATACTTGCTAGTGCAATCGGGTATCCATATATTGTTTTAGATTCTCAAAAAAACAAGATAAATGAGCGATTGCATATTTTTATTACAAAATTTGGGACTTTGTCTATAACTGATTTAAATAGAAAAGATTTATTAAAGATACTCTCAGAAGAGAAAGAAGAACTTGGAGAACTGGCAAAAGAATCTGAAAAATTATATGTCTTGACAGATAAGTGGGGGCGTTCATTGGCTGAAGCCTGCAGATTTTTAGCTCAGAGAACACCAAGCAGTGAATTTGCAGATTTTTTAGATAGGTTGGCTTATGCATTAGATAGTGGGGAGGAACTTAAAGAGTTTTTAATAAAAGAGCAAGATATTGTTATGGATGATTATGCTGCATTCTATAAAAGAATGTTGTATTCCCTTGACTTATATAAAGAATTATATGTTAGTGCAATGACATCTGTAGCATTTTTCATGGCTTTTTCAATTTTAGTTCCATTCTTATTGCCATATAATTTTGTGTTTATGGCTACTATAGCGTTATTTTCATTTTTTGCCGTTGAGCTACTTATTGTTATTGTGATAAAAAATAGACTCCCATTTGATAGACTGTGGCATACGGGAGAAAAACCTACAGAAACTGATAAAAAACTTAGAAAATGGCTAATAATATCTGTTATATTGACTATAATACTTTTACCATTTCTTTTATGGGCTAAATATGTGATTGGATTGTCTCCTTTTTCTCAAATACCGTATATGATATTAGTGGCTTTGGGAGCTACACCATTAGCTATTGGAGGGTTTGTTGCATTAAAAGAGGAAGAAAAAGTAAAAAGAAAGGAATTCGTATTTCCTGATTTTTTAAGGTCTTTGGGAGATTCAGTAAGTGCTAAAGGAGGGGGAATGGTTAGTTCTTTAGAATATCTCTCAAACCATGATTTTGGACCACTAACTCATGATATTAAGAAGTTATACAAAAGATTGGCTTTGGGTATTGATTCAAATAAATCTTGGAGGTTGTTTGGCTTTGACTCATGTAGTTATTTGATACAGCTTTTTTCTGACATATTTTCACGATGTATATACTTTGGAGGTGACCCAAAAACAGCAGCTGAAATAATAAGTAAGAATTTCCGTAAAATAGTGCAGTTAAGAAAATCCAAATACCAAAATATACAGCAGTTTGTTGGGGTAGTTTATGGTCTTGGGGGTGGTATAACTTTAGCATTATTTGCCTCATTAGGAGTAGCTAAGATGATTAATGAGTTGTATTCATCACTAAGTATTCCTGAAACTGTTATTCATATCTTGAATATTGCACCAATAAGCAATTCAGATGTTATAGAGTATATAATATTTGGATCTCTTATTATTTACTCTGCAGTTTCTGGTATATTAATCAAAATTATGGACGGAGGGCATAAGTTTGTTTCTCTACTGCACTTTGTTGCGATACTTTGGATATGTGCTATAGTGGCTTATATAACGAAGCTAATAGTTTCACAGGTTTTAGGGGTTTCAGTACCTATCTATTAA
- a CDS encoding type II/IV secretion system ATPase subunit has translation MSEAELKEAMKRNPHLRRYIENFKRTYMRIPDFMVSLSRELKELKYPNIIYPVGDPIFIHIFGTPETKTKYIVIEPKLETAEEKLKYKMILHKILELAPYEETPKSVEEFEEVLTRLFNACTKVTETVGEEGFFQRIFRFADSKIKITPEERDKFLYILKRDLIGLGNLEPIGRDPYLEDIHVIGPKNCHVVHKIFGMLPTNITWEDEIELADYLKNIGERMGRPVSDANPIVDGTLPDGSRINIIYSTDVSPKGPSFTIRKFTDVPISVTQLISWGTFSAEVAAYLWLCLEYGMSIFICGETASGKTTTLNAILPFIKPNSKIFSCEDTPEVKPPHPVWQQLVTRERGPEESRVTLFDLLRAALRSRPNYIIVGEIRSVEAAVAFQAMQTGHPVLSTFHAANVRKMIQRLNGDPINVPLTFMDNLNVALFQLAVYQRGKVLRRVVTIEEIEGYYKEVDGVITRAVFQWEPDKDRHVFTGRNNSYILEEKIAKAAGYEDPRDIYNELELRARILEEMIAREIFDYYQVRDIIWAFYEKGLEGLPFPI, from the coding sequence ATGAGCGAAGCGGAATTAAAAGAGGCAATGAAAAGAAATCCGCATTTACGAAGATACATTGAGAACTTTAAAAGAACCTATATGCGAATTCCAGACTTTATGGTCTCACTCTCAAGAGAATTAAAGGAGCTAAAATATCCAAATATTATCTATCCTGTTGGAGATCCAATCTTTATCCATATATTTGGAACTCCAGAGACAAAGACAAAATATATAGTTATTGAGCCAAAATTAGAAACTGCCGAAGAAAAATTAAAGTATAAGATGATATTGCACAAAATTTTGGAGCTTGCCCCTTATGAAGAAACTCCTAAGAGTGTGGAAGAATTTGAAGAAGTTTTAACGAGATTATTTAATGCATGCACAAAGGTTACTGAGACAGTTGGGGAGGAGGGGTTTTTTCAAAGGATATTTAGATTTGCAGATAGTAAAATTAAAATCACACCAGAGGAGAGGGATAAGTTCCTTTACATATTAAAGAGGGATTTAATAGGTTTGGGTAATCTTGAACCTATTGGTAGAGATCCATACTTAGAGGATATTCACGTTATTGGTCCAAAAAATTGTCATGTTGTTCATAAAATTTTTGGAATGTTGCCTACAAATATTACATGGGAGGATGAGATTGAGCTTGCCGACTATTTAAAAAATATAGGAGAACGAATGGGTAGGCCAGTTTCAGATGCTAACCCAATAGTTGATGGAACACTACCAGATGGTTCAAGAATTAACATTATTTACTCTACTGATGTTTCTCCAAAGGGTCCATCATTTACAATTAGGAAATTTACAGATGTTCCTATCAGTGTTACACAACTTATTAGCTGGGGAACATTCTCAGCTGAAGTTGCAGCATATTTGTGGCTGTGTTTGGAGTATGGTATGAGTATCTTTATTTGTGGGGAAACAGCATCAGGTAAGACAACAACATTAAACGCAATCTTACCATTTATAAAACCAAATTCGAAGATATTCTCCTGTGAAGATACTCCAGAAGTCAAACCACCTCATCCAGTATGGCAGCAGTTAGTTACAAGAGAAAGAGGACCAGAAGAGAGTAGGGTTACGCTCTTTGACTTGTTAAGAGCTGCGTTGAGGTCAAGACCTAACTACATTATTGTTGGAGAAATTAGGAGTGTCGAGGCAGCAGTTGCCTTCCAAGCTATGCAGACAGGGCACCCTGTCCTTTCAACATTCCACGCAGCCAATGTTAGAAAAATGATACAGAGGTTGAACGGAGACCCAATCAACGTTCCATTAACATTTATGGACAACCTAAATGTTGCACTCTTCCAACTCGCTGTTTATCAGAGAGGTAAGGTTTTGAGAAGAGTAGTTACCATTGAAGAAATTGAAGGATATTACAAAGAGGTAGATGGGGTTATTACAAGGGCGGTGTTCCAATGGGAGCCAGATAAGGATAGGCATGTATTTACGGGAAGAAATAACAGTTATATCTTGGAAGAGAAGATAGCTAAGGCAGCAGGATATGAAGACCCGAGAGATATTTATAACGAGTTAGAATTGAGAGCAAGAATATTAGAGGAAATGATTGCAAGAGAAATTTTCGATTACTATCAGGTTAGAGATATAATATGGGCATTTTACGAAAAAGGTTTAGAGGGACTTCCATTCCCAATTTGA
- a CDS encoding ATPase domain-containing protein, with translation MELARIDLSRDDLDKRIGGGIPHGSLIIIEGEESTGKSVLCQRLAYGFLQNRYSVTYVSTQLTTLEFIKQMNSLNYSINKKLLSGALLYIPVYPLIADNKKKDGFLKKVMETRAFYEKDVIIFDSISALIANDASEVNVNDLMAFFKRITALKKIIICTVNPKELPESILTIIRTSATMLIKTELFTFGGDLKNLAKILKYNMAPGPYQKNIVFRVEPKIGIAIEIASVA, from the coding sequence ATGGAATTAGCAAGAATTGATTTGAGTAGAGATGATTTGGATAAAAGAATTGGGGGTGGTATTCCACATGGTAGCCTGATAATAATTGAGGGAGAGGAGAGTACAGGTAAATCTGTCTTATGCCAGAGATTGGCATATGGATTTTTACAGAATAGATATTCAGTAACTTATGTCTCTACTCAACTCACAACCTTAGAATTTATAAAACAGATGAATTCTTTGAATTACTCAATCAATAAAAAGTTGTTATCAGGAGCTTTGTTGTACATTCCAGTCTATCCCTTAATTGCAGATAATAAAAAAAAGGATGGATTTTTAAAAAAAGTTATGGAAACTAGAGCATTTTATGAAAAAGATGTTATTATATTTGATTCAATATCCGCATTAATAGCAAATGATGCCAGTGAAGTTAATGTTAATGATTTAATGGCTTTTTTTAAGAGAATCACAGCTTTAAAGAAAATAATAATTTGCACAGTAAATCCAAAAGAACTACCAGAATCGATTTTAACTATTATAAGAACATCGGCAACAATGTTAATAAAAACAGAATTATTCACATTTGGAGGGGATTTGAAGAACTTAGCCAAGATACTAAAATACAATATGGCTCCTGGACCATATCAGAAAAATATTGTGTTTAGGGTTGAACCTAAGATTGGTATTGCTATTGAGATTGCATCTGTTGCATAA
- a CDS encoding flagellar protein G, which yields MASSAMSEIVMFVAVLLIAAFVAGILTTSTYKISLNIGKKSDALATKLSQDFEIINDPGDIVRNSSAGTIALYIKNTGKDPIIFTNDSFTIIIDGSIVDINTTNQLTSPGSNVLSPGDVGEIVVNYNETGYHRIKVISECGVSRIIKGYIS from the coding sequence TTGGCATCAAGTGCAATGTCTGAAATAGTCATGTTCGTTGCTGTATTGTTAATCGCTGCATTTGTGGCAGGGATTTTAACGACCTCTACCTATAAGATTTCTTTAAATATTGGGAAAAAAAGTGATGCGTTAGCCACAAAGTTATCTCAAGATTTTGAGATTATAAATGACCCAGGAGATATCGTTAGAAATTCTTCAGCAGGTACTATTGCTCTTTACATTAAAAATACTGGTAAAGACCCAATTATATTTACGAATGATTCATTTACGATAATCATTGATGGGAGTATCGTAGATATCAATACCACTAATCAGCTAACATCTCCTGGAAGTAATGTGTTGTCTCCTGGAGACGTGGGGGAGATTGTTGTAAATTATAATGAAACTGGATATCACAGGATAAAGGTTATTTCTGAATGTGGGGTTTCAAGGATAATTAAGGGTTATATTTCCTAA
- a CDS encoding flagellar protein F: MGFSSVVGATVMIIALLVCGAYLYVTMDSYYENVDEAYTTYYSHIYAKLNEKLVITDVKTSPSQTNITIYNNGSVVVEPGKFTILFDGTVVPEENISYYPQLKKYLVPLDSITIVVNWTQPSRICVVSDNGNKYFYSLT, translated from the coding sequence ATGGGATTTAGCTCAGTAGTAGGGGCAACAGTAATGATTATTGCATTGCTTGTATGTGGAGCTTACCTTTATGTGACAATGGACAGTTATTACGAAAATGTCGATGAGGCTTATACAACTTATTATAGTCATATATATGCCAAATTAAATGAAAAGTTGGTAATTACTGATGTTAAGACCAGTCCATCACAAACAAATATAACCATCTATAATAATGGCTCGGTTGTAGTTGAACCTGGCAAATTTACCATACTGTTTGATGGCACAGTGGTGCCAGAAGAGAATATTTCTTATTACCCTCAATTGAAAAAATATCTCGTTCCATTGGATAGTATAACGATTGTAGTAAATTGGACACAGCCAAGTAGGATATGTGTTGTCTCAGATAATGGGAACAAGTATTTCTATTCATTAACATAA
- a CDS encoding FlaD/FlaE family flagellar protein, which translates to MDALTSTILEVHKPAKLEDIPDEDPIAIILALKWLEYLCERIGVENVSDVLDFYYMLGWLGDKALAKLLKFLKGIKVDEENVVEGSGKLNITDHIISLLFIERLNGKKISAELLDKIEWELRKIKKGAEQFYGI; encoded by the coding sequence ATGGATGCATTAACTTCAACAATATTAGAAGTCCATAAACCTGCTAAATTAGAGGACATTCCTGATGAGGACCCAATTGCAATTATATTGGCATTAAAATGGCTGGAATATTTATGTGAGAGGATAGGTGTTGAAAATGTGTCTGATGTGTTAGACTTCTATTACATGTTAGGATGGTTAGGTGATAAAGCATTAGCAAAACTATTAAAATTCTTAAAGGGAATAAAAGTTGATGAAGAAAATGTAGTTGAAGGTTCTGGAAAGTTAAATATTACCGACCATATAATCTCACTCTTATTTATTGAAAGGTTAAATGGAAAAAAGATATCTGCTGAACTATTGGATAAAATTGAATGGGAATTAAGAAAAATAAAGAAGGGGGCTGAACAGTTCTATGGGATTTAG
- a CDS encoding FlaD/FlaE family flagellar protein yields MIQKTISETSPSPMFSDEEILTEDEIEEYLDNLKSKLPSFVIILLKNNLRGKRVTKKQLDKIVERITEVLSKGRREDKTEELNKKLQTLEQKLDAIMKLTTMAVSTKTSEEIEKVKATEEIENVPIKIKSEEKPKKPVEIEEIEVSKKKEPIDAGKKTEEEVKEIEVPKPVEKPVEETHEKVKVEETKKEIKKEAKLEKYELPKELSMGGGFMTPIEGEKEYRLNDIPEDAVSMTLVFKWLEFLISKSGVTYLPDILDYYNKIGWISNKVILKLLRFAKNMKITYDEEELRPRDKLSPSDHIVSLLYIEKLAGRPIDPEVLEMLEIEIRRIKKWAMELQSI; encoded by the coding sequence ATGATACAAAAGACAATAAGTGAAACATCACCCTCTCCTATGTTCTCTGATGAGGAGATTCTTACAGAGGATGAAATTGAGGAATATTTAGATAATTTAAAATCAAAATTGCCATCTTTCGTTATCATTCTATTAAAAAACAATTTAAGAGGCAAGAGGGTTACAAAAAAACAACTTGATAAGATTGTTGAGAGAATCACAGAGGTTTTATCAAAAGGGAGAAGAGAAGATAAAACAGAGGAGCTTAATAAAAAGCTTCAAACTCTCGAACAGAAGCTTGATGCTATAATGAAGCTCACTACAATGGCTGTTTCAACAAAAACTTCAGAAGAAATTGAAAAAGTTAAAGCTACTGAGGAAATAGAAAACGTTCCTATTAAAATTAAAAGTGAAGAAAAACCTAAAAAGCCAGTAGAAATTGAAGAAATTGAAGTAAGTAAGAAAAAAGAGCCAATAGACGCTGGTAAAAAAACTGAAGAGGAAGTTAAAGAGATTGAAGTCCCTAAACCTGTAGAAAAACCTGTAGAAGAAACCCATGAAAAAGTTAAAGTTGAAGAAACTAAGAAAGAGATTAAGAAAGAAGCTAAATTAGAAAAGTATGAACTACCTAAAGAATTATCTATGGGGGGAGGCTTTATGACACCTATTGAAGGAGAAAAAGAGTATAGACTGAACGATATCCCTGAAGATGCTGTTTCCATGACCTTAGTATTTAAATGGCTGGAATTTTTAATTAGCAAATCAGGTGTGACATATTTACCAGACATTCTAGACTATTACAATAAGATTGGGTGGATATCTAATAAAGTTATATTAAAGTTATTGAGATTTGCTAAGAATATGAAAATAACATATGATGAGGAAGAATTAAGACCAAGAGATAAGCTATCACCAAGTGACCATATAGTTTCATTATTGTATATAGAAAAGCTTGCAGGAAGACCAATAGATCCCGAGGTTCTTGAAATGTTAGAGATAGAAATTAGAAGAATAAAAAAATGGGCTATGGAATTACAATCAATCTAA
- a CDS encoding flagella accessory protein C, with protein sequence METTEGLLAKVNDIESKLPKLESSINNLRKENEMLRVELSKINENLQDIMALYEVVSNQINPFIGVSKITATSLEKLERLETEYKRLKKTVEELTNDLIILGSLYLHQLDINLDEIIEEVLEEEIIKSMSGEDTHDTKDNK encoded by the coding sequence ATGGAAACTACAGAAGGTTTGTTAGCAAAAGTTAATGATATTGAATCCAAACTACCAAAGTTAGAATCTTCAATAAACAACTTAAGGAAAGAAAATGAAATGCTAAGGGTTGAACTTAGCAAAATTAACGAAAATTTGCAGGATATAATGGCTCTCTATGAAGTTGTATCAAATCAAATAAATCCGTTTATTGGAGTTTCAAAAATTACTGCAACGAGTTTAGAAAAGCTTGAAAGATTAGAAACAGAATATAAAAGGCTTAAAAAAACTGTTGAAGAACTTACAAATGATTTGATAATCCTTGGTTCCCTATATTTGCATCAACTTGATATTAACCTTGATGAAATTATTGAAGAGGTATTGGAGGAGGAGATTATAAAGTCAATGTCTGGGGAGGATACTCATGATACAAAAGACAATAAGTGA
- a CDS encoding flagellin, with amino-acid sequence MLLLNYLKSRRGAIGIGTLIIFIALVLVAAVAAAVIINTAANLQHKAARVGEESTRQVASGIQVLKVIGYANDTKNITKLAILVSPNVGDEIDLSSVIVTISNGDYKASLVYGGQNSIVYVNTNGTQDIFSKSWPSISNPSTEFGVIVLQDEDGSMNNTEHPTMNFGDKAIIAVDVGDVFGGITPRERIYGEVIPEFGASGIIEFRAPSTFSEHVVTLQ; translated from the coding sequence ATGTTGTTGTTAAATTACCTTAAAAGTCGCCGAGGGGCAATTGGTATAGGGACGCTCATCATCTTCATCGCTTTAGTGTTAGTCGCTGCAGTAGCAGCGGCGGTTATAATAAACACGGCAGCCAACCTTCAGCACAAAGCTGCTAGGGTTGGCGAAGAAAGTACAAGACAGGTAGCAAGTGGAATTCAGGTATTAAAAGTTATTGGCTATGCAAATGATACAAAAAATATAACAAAGCTTGCAATACTTGTGTCTCCTAATGTTGGAGATGAGATTGATTTATCATCAGTAATAGTTACTATTTCCAACGGTGATTATAAAGCTTCATTAGTATATGGAGGACAGAATTCAATTGTATATGTAAACACTAATGGAACCCAAGATATATTTAGTAAATCATGGCCAAGTATATCTAATCCATCCACAGAATTTGGTGTTATTGTCTTACAAGATGAAGATGGATCAATGAACAATACAGAGCATCCAACAATGAATTTTGGAGATAAAGCCATTATTGCTGTAGATGTTGGAGATGTATTTGGAGGTATTACGCCAAGAGAGAGAATATATGGAGAAGTTATTCCAGAATTTGGAGCTTCAGGAATCATCGAATTTAGGGCACCATCAACATTCAGCGAGCATGTAGTTACGCTTCAGTAA
- a CDS encoding flagellin, which translates to MKVLEFLKGKRGAMGIGTLIIFIAMVLVAAVAAAVLINTSGFLQQKAMATGKESTEQVASGLSTLQVIGMHDNKTINYLAIYVSPNAGSAAIDLNQTKILITDGNKKAVLKYNPNAYVDLTTGGEVTNLSLAAWNLSAGQFGIIVLQDADGSCKGTTPVINKGDIVALTINASADGLNLAPRTTVTGSVIPEFGAPAVIEFTTPAAYLGTQEVIQLQ; encoded by the coding sequence TTTCTAAAGGGTAAGAGAGGGGCTATGGGTATAGGAACCTTGATAATCTTCATAGCCATGGTCTTAGTTGCTGCAGTAGCAGCAGCCGTCTTAATCAACACAAGTGGATTCCTCCAACAAAAAGCAATGGCTACAGGTAAAGAAAGCACCGAACAAGTCGCAAGTGGACTTTCAACACTTCAAGTAATCGGAATGCACGACAATAAGACAATTAACTATTTGGCAATTTATGTTTCACCAAATGCTGGAAGTGCTGCAATCGACTTAAATCAAACTAAGATATTAATTACTGACGGTAATAAGAAAGCAGTATTAAAATACAATCCAAATGCATATGTGGATTTAACAACTGGAGGAGAAGTTACTAACTTATCTCTTGCTGCATGGAATTTAAGTGCTGGGCAATTTGGAATCATTGTATTGCAAGATGCAGATGGTTCATGTAAGGGTACTACTCCTGTAATTAATAAAGGAGATATTGTTGCTTTAACAATAAATGCTTCAGCAGATGGACTTAACTTAGCTCCAAGAACAACAGTAACTGGTTCAGTAATTCCAGAATTTGGTGCTCCAGCAGTTATTGAATTCACAACACCAGCTGCATACTTAGGTACACAAGAGGTAATACAACTTCAATAA